From the genome of Bartonella sp. M0283:
GTCGTTATGGAACAGCTGCCCCTAGTTTGTTGATTGAAGGAATGACCCTTGCAGGCAAATAGCACAACCAATTCGGCAGATCTGGAGCTTATCGTCAATGCTGCTCATCAAGCAGGAAAGACGGCTTTAAGCTATTTCGGGCACGACCCGAAAGTCTGGATCAAACCGGGAAATTCACCGGTGAGTGAAGGCGATTTTGCTGCCGATAAAGTTCTGAAAGAACTTTTATTGAAAGCCCGCCCCGATTATGGCTGGATATCGGAAGAAACCCGAGATGAACGCCCACACAGCGACTATAAACGATATTTTGTGGTTGATCCGATTGACGGAACACGTGGTTTTCTTTCCGGTTCGAAACATTGGTGTGTATCTGTCGCCATCATAGAAAACGGAATTTCGCAAGTTGGCGTTCTCAATTGTCCTGCAACCCGTTCGGTCTATAAGGCTGAAAGAGGTAAAGGAGCTAGCCTTAATGGCAATAAGCTTCCGCTTCTTGAAAGGCATGAGGGGAAACTCGTTGTTTCTGCAACCGGAAAACTTGAAGCCAAGCTTCCGGAAACCTTCAAATCACAGGTCAGTTTTGCCCATTACCTGCCTTCACTTGCCTATCGTATTGCACTTGCCGCAGAAGGAAAGATTGATATCGTTCTGGTCAAACCTGATAGCCATGATTGGGATATTGCCGCTGCCGATCTTATTTTGCAGGAATGTGGCGGTGCGATAAAGAATATGGACGACAAAGAGCCGGTTTATGGACAAGCACCTTTCGAACACGATTTTTTGATTGCAGGCATGAACAGCGAGCTTAATAACGTGATAGATATTGTCCGTAAAATTCGATTGGGATAATCGTTTAACAACTCGAGAATGGGTAGAGAATAATAGGAGGTCTATATGAGCGCGACAGATGAACCAAAACAATTGTTGCATCTTGTCTTTGGTGGAGAATTGAAGAATCTCGATAGCAACGAATTTCGTGATCTTGATAATCTTGATATCGTTGGAATCTTCCCCGATTACAAATCTGCCGAAGCTGCCTGGCGAGCGAAAGCCCAGTCAAGTGTCGATAATGCTTTGCAACGTTATTATATTGTTCATCTTCATCGCCTGCTTGACCCCGAACATTCCGCTAGCAAATAGATATTTGCCTATTTTGAAACGAACCAATATAG
Proteins encoded in this window:
- a CDS encoding 3'(2'),5'-bisphosphate nucleotidase CysQ → MQANSTTNSADLELIVNAAHQAGKTALSYFGHDPKVWIKPGNSPVSEGDFAADKVLKELLLKARPDYGWISEETRDERPHSDYKRYFVVDPIDGTRGFLSGSKHWCVSVAIIENGISQVGVLNCPATRSVYKAERGKGASLNGNKLPLLERHEGKLVVSATGKLEAKLPETFKSQVSFAHYLPSLAYRIALAAEGKIDIVLVKPDSHDWDIAAADLILQECGGAIKNMDDKEPVYGQAPFEHDFLIAGMNSELNNVIDIVRKIRLG
- a CDS encoding DUF4170 domain-containing protein, with the translated sequence MSATDEPKQLLHLVFGGELKNLDSNEFRDLDNLDIVGIFPDYKSAEAAWRAKAQSSVDNALQRYYIVHLHRLLDPEHSASK